Proteins co-encoded in one Gemmatimonadales bacterium genomic window:
- a CDS encoding 2Fe-2S iron-sulfur cluster-binding protein, with amino-acid sequence MTGGRQMMLTGERPMIASGTLLIPLQPPPRTVELTIDGETVQAPEGSTILDACRRQGKEIPTLCYLDTLHPVNVCRVCVVEVEGSRVLVPSCSRPVEAGMVVRTDSERVRHSRKLVLEFLASSVDLSTTPDVDRWIDDYGAHPERYGPPAPPMPAGLRDSLQPGHHAPPDPDYAATVIQPVKVDNELYVRDYGKCILCYKCVEACGKDWQNTYALTVAGRGFDARISTEFAVKLPESACVYCGNCIAVCPTGALMFKSERDHRDAGTWDESRQTVTSTICPYCGVGCNLELHVQDNEIVKVTSPLDHEITRGNLCIKGRFGWRYVQNRPPEARGDGRRTPEGRGS; translated from the coding sequence ATGACCGGGGGGCGCCAGATGATGTTGACCGGGGAGCGCCCGATGATCGCGTCCGGCACCCTCCTCATTCCCCTCCAGCCACCACCCCGCACCGTCGAGCTGACCATCGATGGCGAAACAGTGCAGGCGCCCGAAGGCAGCACCATCCTCGACGCGTGCCGGCGGCAGGGCAAGGAGATCCCCACGCTCTGCTACCTCGACACGCTCCACCCGGTCAACGTGTGCCGCGTATGCGTCGTCGAGGTCGAGGGGTCCCGCGTGCTCGTGCCCTCCTGCTCCCGCCCGGTCGAGGCGGGGATGGTGGTGAGGACCGACTCCGAGCGGGTACGGCACAGCCGGAAGCTGGTGCTCGAGTTCCTGGCCTCGTCGGTGGATCTCTCCACCACGCCGGACGTGGACCGGTGGATCGACGACTACGGCGCGCATCCCGAGCGATATGGCCCGCCGGCGCCGCCGATGCCGGCCGGTCTCCGCGACAGCCTCCAGCCGGGGCACCACGCGCCCCCGGACCCGGACTACGCCGCCACCGTCATCCAGCCGGTGAAGGTGGACAACGAGCTGTACGTCCGCGATTACGGCAAGTGCATCCTCTGTTACAAGTGCGTCGAGGCCTGCGGGAAGGATTGGCAGAACACGTACGCGCTGACGGTCGCGGGACGCGGCTTCGACGCGCGGATCTCAACCGAGTTCGCGGTCAAGCTGCCCGAATCGGCCTGCGTCTACTGCGGCAACTGCATCGCGGTCTGTCCCACGGGCGCGTTGATGTTCAAGAGCGAGCGAGATCACCGCGACGCGGGAACCTGGGACGAATCGCGCCAGACGGTGACCAGCACCATCTGTCCCTACTGCGGAGTGGGCTGTAACCTCGAGCTCCACGTGCAGGACAATGAGATCGTGAAGGTGACGTCGCCGTTGGACCACGAAATCACCCGAGGGAATCTCTGTATCAAAGGGCGGTTCGGCTGGCGGTATGTACAGAATCGCCCCCCGGAGGCGCGGGGGGATGGCCGCAGGACGCCGGAGGGACGCGGATCCTGA